A window from Corynebacterium singulare encodes these proteins:
- the mfd gene encoding transcription-repair coupling factor, with product MTTPMLGGLLKVAASDPKLKGLAAQVGTSSLHITGIDQARPWAIGTLAHHAPVLVVAASGREAEDLTAELTALLGDKVTYFPAWETLPHERLSPAADIVGKRAQVLDLVGAGKAKVVVTSARGYCQPILSKVEGRAPIFLKEEEEHEFSHIVSELEFRAYKHVDMVAKRGEYATRGGILDIFPTTSDYPVRVEFWGDEITDIRQFSVADQRAFTEIEVGEVAIYPARELPITNEVAARARDLAQKFGGNAALAELLTKVGEHIPAEGMEALLAVLADVPFVTLPELLPSGTHVLLVAPEKIRTRVADLESTDAEFLAAGWEAAAMGADGPLAAEGLDTEASSYRSYESLVATCAQIEAPLWTFAPPGMFAAAESETLPLDFEPGPTPRGDIQEIDAMMAQLLAHTTAGGRAAFIAPAQGAIKRMVERFAEKGIPTKVATPGWEPSPGEVTLYQALSHAGLVFPKVRKLKDAEALPLVVVTETDLTGNRVGDIAGAKRRPAKRRNRVDPLALKQGDYVVHETHGIGKFLKMAERTIQSGDETSRREYIVLEYAASKRGQPADQLWVPMDSLDLLSKYTGGEAPTLSKMGGSDWKNTKKKARAAVREIAGELVELYAKRQAAPGHQFGPDTPWQAEMEDNFPFVETEDQMLAIDSVKQDMESTVPMDRVVVGDVGYGKTEVAVRAAFKAVQDGKQVAVLVPTTLLAQQHTDTFRERMQGFPVDIEVLSRFTSTKESKEILAGLADGSVDIVIGTHRLLQTGVQWKNLGLIVVDEEQRFGVEHKEHIKALKASVDVLTMSATPIPRTLEMSMAGIREMSTILTPPEDRHPVLTYVGAYEDKQIAAAIRRELLRDGQVFFIHNKVADIEKKARELRDLVPEARIVVAHGQMNEDVLEQTVQGFWDREYDVLVCTTIVETGLDIANANTLIVENAHHMGLSQLHQLRGRVGRSRERGYAYFLYPKGATLTETSYDRLATIAQNNDLGAGMAVAMKDLEMRGAGNVLGAEQSGHIAGVGFDLYVRLVGEAVETFKALARGEAPVVTDEGPKEIRIDLPVDAHIPESYINSERLRLEVYRKLAASKDNADLQHTVEEMEDRYGPVPEPVQRLLAVARLRHQARRAGVADITVQGTRIKVHPVELADSKQVRLKRLFPGSNYRAAAKAIQLNFPKAGRNVTDPKLRDVELVQWMADFLTAMFELDHVDVTGGKATKNVISVGEK from the coding sequence ATGACCACTCCGATGTTGGGCGGGCTGCTCAAGGTAGCAGCGTCTGATCCTAAGCTTAAGGGGCTCGCCGCCCAGGTGGGAACGTCATCCCTGCACATTACGGGCATCGACCAAGCCCGCCCGTGGGCTATCGGCACCTTGGCACACCATGCGCCCGTCCTGGTCGTCGCAGCATCGGGCCGCGAGGCGGAGGATCTGACAGCGGAGCTCACTGCATTGTTGGGGGACAAGGTGACGTATTTCCCGGCGTGGGAGACGCTCCCGCATGAAAGGCTTTCGCCTGCCGCCGATATCGTCGGCAAGCGCGCCCAAGTCCTCGACCTTGTTGGCGCTGGTAAAGCCAAGGTTGTGGTGACCTCCGCTCGTGGTTACTGCCAGCCCATCTTGAGCAAGGTGGAGGGGCGTGCGCCCATTTTCCTCAAAGAAGAGGAGGAGCACGAGTTTTCCCATATCGTGTCGGAGCTGGAGTTCCGGGCGTACAAGCACGTGGACATGGTGGCTAAGCGCGGTGAGTACGCTACCCGTGGCGGCATCCTTGATATTTTCCCCACTACCTCCGATTACCCGGTGCGCGTGGAGTTCTGGGGAGACGAGATTACGGATATTCGCCAGTTCTCCGTGGCGGACCAGCGTGCCTTCACGGAGATTGAGGTAGGTGAGGTCGCCATTTACCCGGCCCGTGAGCTGCCCATCACCAACGAGGTGGCTGCGCGTGCCCGTGACTTGGCCCAGAAGTTTGGTGGCAACGCGGCACTGGCTGAGCTTCTTACCAAGGTGGGTGAGCACATACCGGCCGAAGGTATGGAGGCGTTGCTCGCCGTGCTTGCCGACGTCCCCTTCGTCACCCTCCCCGAACTCCTCCCCAGCGGCACACACGTGCTGCTCGTGGCACCGGAGAAGATCCGCACCCGCGTCGCAGATCTGGAATCCACTGATGCTGAATTTCTCGCCGCAGGGTGGGAAGCCGCAGCCATGGGTGCGGATGGCCCGCTTGCAGCCGAAGGTCTTGACACGGAAGCCTCTAGCTACCGTTCCTACGAGTCCTTGGTGGCCACGTGTGCGCAGATTGAAGCACCGCTGTGGACCTTTGCACCTCCCGGCATGTTTGCGGCGGCGGAGTCGGAGACCCTGCCGCTCGACTTTGAACCTGGCCCCACACCACGCGGTGATATCCAGGAAATTGACGCCATGATGGCGCAGCTTCTCGCTCACACCACTGCGGGCGGGCGTGCTGCGTTCATTGCTCCTGCGCAGGGCGCTATCAAGCGTATGGTGGAGCGTTTCGCCGAAAAGGGAATTCCCACCAAGGTGGCCACGCCAGGCTGGGAGCCGAGTCCCGGCGAGGTCACCCTGTATCAAGCTCTGAGCCATGCCGGTCTCGTTTTCCCCAAGGTGCGCAAGCTAAAGGACGCAGAAGCGCTCCCGCTCGTTGTCGTTACGGAGACTGATCTCACGGGTAATCGCGTGGGCGATATTGCGGGAGCGAAACGTCGCCCAGCAAAGCGTCGCAACCGAGTCGATCCACTGGCTCTCAAACAGGGCGACTATGTGGTGCACGAAACCCATGGTATTGGCAAGTTCCTCAAGATGGCTGAGCGCACCATTCAGTCTGGTGATGAGACCTCGCGCCGTGAGTACATCGTGCTTGAGTACGCCGCTTCGAAGCGCGGCCAGCCCGCTGACCAGCTGTGGGTCCCCATGGACTCGCTCGACCTGCTGAGTAAGTACACCGGTGGTGAGGCCCCCACCTTGTCGAAGATGGGCGGCTCCGACTGGAAAAACACGAAGAAGAAGGCGCGCGCCGCTGTGCGCGAAATCGCAGGCGAGCTCGTGGAACTCTACGCCAAGCGGCAAGCCGCACCGGGTCACCAATTCGGTCCGGATACGCCGTGGCAGGCGGAGATGGAGGACAATTTCCCCTTTGTTGAGACCGAGGACCAGATGTTGGCCATCGACTCCGTGAAACAAGACATGGAGTCCACAGTGCCGATGGATCGCGTCGTTGTGGGTGACGTGGGCTATGGCAAGACCGAGGTGGCTGTGCGCGCGGCCTTCAAGGCCGTCCAGGATGGCAAGCAAGTTGCGGTTCTGGTTCCTACCACGCTGCTGGCTCAACAGCACACCGATACCTTCCGCGAACGCATGCAGGGCTTCCCGGTTGATATTGAGGTGCTGTCGCGTTTCACCTCGACCAAGGAATCCAAGGAGATTCTTGCTGGCTTGGCGGATGGCTCGGTGGACATTGTCATCGGTACCCACCGCCTGTTGCAGACCGGCGTGCAGTGGAAGAATCTAGGCCTTATCGTCGTCGATGAGGAGCAGCGCTTCGGTGTCGAGCACAAGGAACACATCAAGGCGCTCAAGGCCTCGGTGGATGTGCTGACCATGTCCGCAACCCCGATTCCCCGAACCCTGGAGATGTCCATGGCGGGCATCCGTGAGATGTCCACAATCCTTACACCGCCGGAGGACCGCCACCCAGTGCTGACCTATGTTGGTGCCTACGAGGACAAGCAGATCGCGGCGGCCATCCGCCGCGAGCTGTTGCGGGATGGACAGGTGTTCTTTATCCACAACAAGGTCGCGGACATCGAAAAGAAGGCTCGTGAGCTGCGAGATCTCGTGCCTGAAGCGCGCATTGTGGTGGCCCACGGCCAGATGAATGAGGACGTCCTGGAACAGACCGTTCAGGGCTTCTGGGATCGTGAGTATGACGTTCTGGTGTGTACCACCATTGTGGAAACCGGCCTGGATATCGCCAATGCCAACACCCTCATCGTGGAAAATGCCCACCACATGGGCCTGTCCCAGCTCCACCAGCTGCGCGGGCGTGTGGGCCGCTCCCGTGAGCGTGGTTATGCCTATTTCCTTTATCCGAAGGGCGCCACGCTCACTGAGACTTCCTATGACCGCCTTGCTACCATTGCCCAGAACAATGACCTCGGCGCCGGCATGGCTGTGGCCATGAAGGACCTGGAAATGCGCGGTGCCGGCAACGTCCTCGGTGCGGAGCAATCCGGACATATTGCCGGCGTGGGTTTTGATCTGTACGTCCGCCTCGTCGGCGAAGCCGTAGAAACCTTCAAAGCGCTTGCTAGGGGAGAAGCCCCAGTTGTCACAGATGAGGGGCCGAAGGAAATCCGCATCGACTTGCCTGTTGATGCTCACATTCCGGAAAGCTACATCAACTCTGAGCGTCTTCGCTTGGAGGTCTACCGGAAGCTCGCGGCCTCCAAGGACAACGCGGACCTGCAACACACCGTGGAGGAGATGGAGGACCGCTATGGACCCGTGCCGGAGCCGGTGCAGCGGCTGCTGGCCGTCGCCCGCCTGCGCCACCAAGCGCGCCGGGCGGGGGTTGCCGATATCACAGTGCAAGGAACCCGCATCAAGGTCCATCCGGTGGAGCTCGCGGATTCCAAGCAGGTGCGCCTCAAACGCCTCTTCCCTGGCTCCAACTACCGTGCAGCTGCCAAGGCCATTCAGCTCAACTTCCCGAAAGCCGGCCGCAATGTGACGGACCCCAAGCTGCGCGATGTCGAACTAGTACAGTGGATGGCGGACTTCTTAACGGCCATGTTTGAGCTGGACCACGTCGATGTCACCGGTGGGAAGGCCACAAAGAACGTCATCAGCGTAGGGGAAAAGTAA
- a CDS encoding TetR/AcrR family transcriptional regulator, which produces MVRQRMTGRERREQLISIGRAAFAELGFDGASVEEIAARAGVSKPVVYEHFGGKEGLYAVVIDRELVALEKVVIESLQEGSWRERIERGVVALLTYVEEETDGFLILVRDSKPGEERSFSTLLNTAVNQIAHILGEAFEHRGFDPELAVLYGQALVGMVATTAQWWLDVREPSRETVAAHIVNLCWNGLSGMEATPKLKGEK; this is translated from the coding sequence ATGGTTCGACAAAGGATGACCGGCCGTGAGCGCCGTGAGCAGTTGATTTCCATTGGCCGGGCGGCCTTCGCGGAGCTTGGCTTCGATGGCGCCAGTGTGGAGGAGATCGCCGCGCGCGCAGGTGTGTCTAAGCCCGTGGTGTACGAGCATTTTGGCGGTAAAGAAGGCCTTTACGCGGTGGTCATCGACCGCGAGCTCGTAGCCTTGGAAAAAGTGGTCATCGAATCCCTACAGGAGGGGTCTTGGCGTGAGCGTATTGAGCGCGGAGTTGTGGCGCTGTTGACCTACGTCGAAGAGGAGACTGATGGTTTCCTCATTCTGGTCCGTGATTCGAAGCCGGGGGAGGAACGCAGCTTTTCCACCTTGCTGAATACCGCGGTGAACCAGATTGCTCACATTCTGGGTGAGGCCTTCGAGCATCGAGGATTCGACCCCGAGCTTGCCGTGCTTTATGGACAGGCGCTCGTAGGAATGGTGGCTACCACCGCGCAGTGGTGGCTGGATGTGCGCGAACCTTCGCGTGAGACCGTGGCCGCGCACATTGTGAACCTGTGCTGGAATGGCCTGTCCGGTATGGAAGCGACTCCGAAGCTGAAGGGAGAGAAGTAG
- a CDS encoding lytic transglycosylase domain-containing protein, whose translation MTKGLRRIGGCGLGIVLAIILIISLVAWSLSFLDKPSPFRQLDPVPHDLPPIGGAEVPAIDVEAPGRTADKLSWWSDQLKDATSIPEQALRAYGNAELIASKTWPDCNLRWNTLAGIGWVETRHGSYNGNIFKRSSLDENGYPDPPIVGIPLDGSNNTTLVPDSDGGTIDGDVEFDRAVGPMQFIATSWEHLGRDANGDGVADPNQIDDAALGAAALLCFGNRDLSTPEGWREAILNYNQSEEYVRKVAGAANSYAIEQPATS comes from the coding sequence ATGACTAAGGGGCTACGGAGGATCGGGGGCTGCGGCCTCGGCATTGTCCTGGCGATCATTCTTATCATTTCGCTCGTGGCCTGGAGCTTGTCCTTCTTAGATAAGCCCTCACCTTTCCGGCAGCTCGACCCCGTGCCTCACGATCTTCCTCCCATTGGTGGAGCGGAAGTACCCGCTATCGACGTCGAGGCACCCGGGCGCACCGCGGACAAACTTTCATGGTGGTCGGATCAGCTCAAGGACGCCACGAGTATCCCTGAGCAAGCTTTGCGTGCCTATGGCAATGCAGAACTTATAGCGAGCAAGACCTGGCCTGACTGCAACCTCCGGTGGAATACCCTCGCAGGTATTGGTTGGGTAGAGACCCGCCATGGCTCCTATAACGGCAACATTTTTAAACGCTCATCACTCGATGAGAACGGCTACCCCGATCCGCCCATCGTGGGAATTCCCCTCGATGGCTCGAACAACACCACCCTTGTCCCTGACAGCGATGGTGGCACGATAGATGGCGATGTCGAATTTGATCGCGCCGTGGGGCCCATGCAGTTCATCGCGACCTCGTGGGAACACCTTGGACGTGACGCAAATGGAGACGGTGTGGCTGACCCCAACCAGATAGATGATGCTGCCCTTGGTGCGGCGGCTCTCCTGTGCTTTGGTAATCGAGACCTGTCTACCCCAGAGGGGTGGCGTGAGGCGATTCTCAACTACAACCAATCCGAGGAATATGTGCGTAAAGTGGCGGGTGCTGCCAATTCATACGCGATTGAGCAGCCGGCAACCTCCTAG
- a CDS encoding amino acid permease produces the protein MTSTPLTESPRTHSVTLWTLVALIIGSTVGAGIFSLPQNIASVAGPGAMLLGWLIAGIGMLSVAFVFQILAHRKPHLDSGVYSYVRAGLGDFIGFTSGWGYWLGSVMAQVGYATLFFNTIGHYVPFFDADHQWVSAIAVSLLSWGIFAVLARGIKQAAIMNMVTSVAKIVPILAFIVLIAFLGFSWDKFTLDFWGENSDKSLFEQVQGIMLFTVWVFIGVEGASVYSKQARSRSDVGRATVIGFISVLVLLVSVSTLSFGVLTQEELAALPDNSMASVLTAAVGEWGGALISIGLCLSVLGAYVSWQMLCAEPIAMMAFDGLLPRKIGTINLAGAPWVAQLISTLAIQLFVIVFFLNETSYNAMVQLATIMYLLPYIFSSLYLVLLAIRGKGLTHPHAGVKFDMSGPEVSSKENRHHLFIGLVAFVYSLWLIYAADLVYVLLGALAVVPSIVPYVATRLYKKERVFNNFEWCVVLVVIAGAIAAVWGLSAGWLSL, from the coding sequence ATGACCTCTACACCACTCACCGAATCGCCGCGCACGCACTCCGTGACGCTGTGGACGCTCGTTGCGCTCATCATCGGTTCCACGGTGGGCGCCGGCATCTTCTCTCTGCCGCAGAACATCGCCTCCGTGGCCGGACCCGGCGCCATGCTGCTGGGTTGGCTCATCGCCGGCATCGGCATGCTCTCTGTGGCATTCGTTTTCCAGATCCTTGCTCACCGCAAGCCACACCTCGATTCTGGCGTATACTCCTACGTCCGCGCCGGCCTTGGGGACTTTATCGGCTTTACCTCCGGCTGGGGCTATTGGCTGGGTTCCGTCATGGCACAGGTGGGCTACGCCACCCTATTCTTTAACACCATCGGCCACTACGTGCCCTTCTTTGATGCGGACCACCAGTGGGTTTCCGCTATCGCGGTATCGCTTCTGTCATGGGGCATCTTCGCGGTGCTCGCCCGCGGTATTAAGCAGGCAGCCATCATGAACATGGTGACGTCCGTTGCCAAGATCGTTCCTATCCTGGCTTTCATCGTGCTCATTGCTTTCCTCGGCTTTAGTTGGGACAAGTTCACCCTTGACTTCTGGGGTGAGAACTCTGATAAGTCGCTCTTTGAGCAGGTCCAGGGCATCATGCTCTTCACCGTGTGGGTATTCATTGGTGTCGAAGGCGCCTCTGTCTACTCCAAGCAGGCACGCTCCCGTTCCGATGTTGGTCGCGCCACCGTTATCGGCTTCATCAGCGTCCTCGTGTTGCTTGTCTCCGTGTCCACGTTGAGCTTCGGCGTACTCACCCAGGAGGAACTCGCGGCCCTACCTGATAACTCTATGGCCTCCGTACTCACTGCCGCCGTGGGTGAATGGGGCGGCGCGCTCATCTCGATCGGCCTATGTCTATCCGTGCTGGGCGCCTACGTGTCCTGGCAGATGCTCTGTGCCGAGCCAATTGCCATGATGGCCTTCGACGGCCTGCTGCCCCGCAAAATTGGCACCATCAACTTGGCTGGTGCGCCGTGGGTAGCACAGCTCATTTCTACGCTGGCAATTCAGCTCTTCGTCATCGTCTTCTTCCTCAACGAGACCTCCTATAACGCCATGGTGCAGCTGGCCACCATCATGTACCTGCTGCCCTATATCTTTTCCTCTCTCTACCTGGTTCTTCTTGCCATCCGCGGCAAGGGCCTGACCCACCCACATGCCGGCGTGAAGTTCGACATGTCTGGCCCTGAGGTTAGCTCCAAGGAGAACCGCCACCACCTCTTTATTGGGCTTGTGGCGTTCGTGTATTCGCTATGGCTCATCTACGCAGCTGACCTTGTGTATGTGCTGTTAGGTGCACTGGCCGTGGTGCCAAGCATAGTTCCGTACGTGGCTACCCGCCTGTATAAGAAGGAGCGTGTGTTCAACAACTTCGAATGGTGCGTGGTGCTCGTTGTCATCGCTGGTGCGATTGCTGCAGTGTGGGGCCTCAGCGCCGGCTGGCTGTCCCTTTAA
- a CDS encoding MazG nucleotide pyrophosphohydrolase domain-containing protein, with product MTVLLLDPRWPTMLPMEVYGKLRGPAVFTDEVPVKVRWNFDELLCGDDPLGQGVLVSTNASDPKVRALLDASHDLILAPSLEDPLWQAREVMSRARTIGEWEREQTHDSLLPYLAEESAEFAQAVEQRAPDAELMKELGDVFLQVLFHAEIAARRGAFTLEDVAASFVTKMRSRAPYLFDGTESVVGVEEQERLWAEGKARENL from the coding sequence ATGACTGTCCTGTTGCTCGATCCGCGTTGGCCCACCATGCTCCCCATGGAAGTCTATGGAAAGCTGCGTGGGCCTGCGGTTTTCACCGATGAAGTGCCGGTGAAAGTCCGGTGGAACTTCGATGAGCTGTTGTGCGGTGATGATCCTTTGGGGCAAGGTGTGCTGGTGAGCACGAATGCGTCGGACCCGAAGGTGCGTGCGCTTCTCGACGCCTCCCATGACCTCATCCTTGCCCCATCCCTCGAGGATCCGCTGTGGCAGGCGCGAGAGGTCATGTCGCGGGCTCGCACGATTGGGGAATGGGAACGGGAGCAGACGCATGATTCCTTGCTGCCATACCTTGCTGAAGAGTCCGCAGAGTTTGCTCAAGCGGTGGAGCAGCGTGCACCCGATGCTGAACTGATGAAGGAACTAGGGGACGTTTTCCTCCAAGTCCTTTTCCATGCCGAGATTGCGGCGCGTCGTGGAGCTTTCACATTGGAGGACGTGGCGGCCTCTTTTGTCACAAAAATGCGCTCCCGCGCGCCCTACCTGTTTGACGGCACAGAGAGCGTCGTTGGGGTAGAGGAGCAGGAGCGCTTGTGGGCGGAGGGTAAGGCCCGCGAAAACCTTTAG
- a CDS encoding trimeric intracellular cation channel family protein — protein sequence MQDVDPLIQSLYQAFDLIGVVLNGIIGGTIARRREFDIIGFVFLALFSGLAGGMIRDMLIANGPAAAISDPLYLTLACVGALIAFLTDLKGKAWEFFREHGDAIILGVWSTTGCVKGLANDMPLIACVFLGVLTAVGGGMVRDVASGMIPSVFGGTPLYAVPAVLTGVVMVGFAEYDKFALGMIIAPIVGCGMAITSYWRGWVLPRAGVAPVNYTAAQVAAIAKKAELKGFRRGSKKRTEKKQGDS from the coding sequence ATTCAAGACGTTGACCCTCTTATCCAATCCCTGTACCAAGCTTTTGATCTCATTGGCGTGGTGCTGAACGGAATCATCGGCGGCACCATTGCACGCCGGCGGGAATTCGACATCATCGGCTTCGTCTTCCTCGCGCTCTTCTCTGGCCTCGCCGGCGGCATGATCCGTGACATGCTCATAGCTAATGGTCCGGCGGCAGCTATTTCTGATCCGCTGTACCTCACGTTGGCCTGCGTTGGCGCACTCATCGCTTTCCTCACTGATCTCAAGGGCAAGGCGTGGGAGTTTTTCCGTGAGCATGGTGATGCCATCATTTTGGGTGTGTGGTCCACCACCGGGTGCGTGAAGGGGCTGGCCAATGACATGCCGCTCATTGCCTGTGTCTTCCTCGGTGTGCTTACCGCCGTGGGCGGCGGAATGGTGCGCGACGTGGCCTCCGGAATGATTCCTTCTGTCTTTGGCGGGACCCCGCTTTATGCAGTTCCCGCAGTGTTGACCGGTGTGGTCATGGTGGGCTTTGCCGAGTACGACAAGTTTGCCCTGGGCATGATCATTGCTCCCATCGTGGGCTGCGGCATGGCCATTACATCCTACTGGCGCGGATGGGTACTTCCGCGCGCCGGCGTGGCGCCGGTGAACTACACCGCAGCCCAGGTTGCAGCTATTGCAAAGAAAGCGGAGCTTAAGGGGTTTCGGCGCGGGAGTAAGAAGCGGACAGAGAAAAAGCAGGGCGACAGCTAG